In Methylobacterium aquaticum, the following are encoded in one genomic region:
- the lpdA gene encoding dihydrolipoyl dehydrogenase, protein MSSYDLVVIGTGPGGYVCALRAAQLGLKTAVVEKRPTHGGTCLNVGCIPSKALLHASEAFEEVTKHFPVLGITVGEPKLDLAKMMSFKQEGVDGNTKGVAFLLKKNGIDAFQGTGRLAGAGRVEVTSEDGSNQILEAKNVVIATGSDVANLPGVTIDEEVVVSSTGALDLTKVPGRLVVIGAGVIGLELGSVWRRLGSEVTVVEYLDRILPGMDGEVGKQFQRILQKQGITFRLSQKVTGVERSGEGAKVTVEPAAGGTAETLEADVVLVAIGRTPYTAGLGLDTVGVQLDNKGRIQTDDRYATNVTGIYAIGDVIAGPMLAHKAEDEGVAVAEILAGKAGHVNYGVIPNVVYTTPEVASVGKSEEELKKDGIAYNTGKFPFTANGRAKVNHTTDGFVKVLADASTDRVLGVHIVGPDAGNLIMEVAVAMEFGASSEDIARTCHAHPTLTEAVKEAALAVEKRALHM, encoded by the coding sequence ATGTCGTCCTACGATCTCGTCGTCATCGGCACCGGCCCCGGCGGCTATGTCTGCGCCCTGCGCGCCGCCCAGCTCGGCCTGAAGACCGCCGTGGTCGAGAAGCGCCCGACCCATGGCGGCACCTGCCTCAATGTCGGCTGCATCCCCTCGAAGGCCCTGCTCCACGCCTCCGAGGCGTTCGAGGAGGTGACCAAGCACTTCCCGGTGCTGGGCATCACCGTCGGCGAGCCGAAGCTCGACCTGGCGAAGATGATGTCGTTCAAGCAGGAGGGCGTCGACGGCAACACCAAGGGCGTCGCGTTCCTGCTCAAGAAGAACGGCATCGACGCCTTCCAGGGCACCGGGCGGCTGGCCGGCGCCGGCCGGGTCGAGGTCACCTCGGAGGATGGCAGCAACCAGATCCTGGAGGCCAAGAACGTCGTCATCGCGACGGGCTCGGACGTCGCCAACCTGCCGGGCGTGACGATCGACGAGGAGGTCGTGGTCTCCTCGACCGGCGCCCTCGACCTGACCAAGGTCCCGGGCAGGCTCGTGGTCATCGGCGCCGGCGTGATCGGCCTCGAGCTCGGCTCGGTCTGGCGGCGTCTCGGTTCCGAGGTCACCGTCGTCGAGTACCTCGACCGGATCCTGCCGGGCATGGACGGCGAGGTCGGCAAGCAGTTCCAGCGCATCCTGCAGAAGCAGGGCATCACCTTCCGCCTGTCGCAGAAGGTCACCGGCGTCGAGCGCAGCGGCGAGGGTGCCAAGGTCACCGTCGAGCCGGCCGCGGGCGGCACGGCCGAGACCCTGGAGGCCGACGTGGTCCTCGTCGCCATCGGCCGCACGCCCTACACCGCGGGCCTCGGCCTCGACACGGTCGGCGTCCAGCTCGACAACAAGGGCCGGATCCAGACCGACGACCGCTACGCCACCAACGTCACCGGCATCTACGCCATCGGCGACGTGATCGCCGGCCCGATGCTCGCCCACAAGGCCGAGGACGAGGGCGTCGCGGTCGCCGAGATCCTGGCCGGCAAGGCGGGCCACGTGAATTACGGCGTGATCCCGAACGTGGTCTACACCACGCCGGAGGTCGCCTCGGTCGGCAAGTCCGAGGAGGAGCTGAAGAAGGACGGGATCGCCTACAACACCGGCAAGTTCCCGTTCACCGCGAACGGCCGCGCCAAGGTGAACCACACCACCGACGGCTTCGTGAAGGTGCTGGCCGATGCCTCCACCGATCGGGTGCTCGGTGTCCACATCGTCGGGCCCGATGCCGGCAACCTCATCATGGAGGTCGCGGTGGCGATGGAGTTCGGCGCCTCCTCCGAGGACATCGCCCGCACCTGCCACGCCCACCCGACCCTGACCGAGGCGGTGAAGGAAGCCGCCCTCGCGGTGGAGAAGCGCGCGCTGCACATGTGA
- a CDS encoding SDR family oxidoreductase — translation MDKAVSDKVLVVTGGSRGIGRAVALRAARAGWRVCFSYVAAKDAADALVREIEAAGGTALAVRSDVALEADIPALFKAADGLGTLGGLVNNAGVVDYAARVDEMTFARLHRMMTTNVIGSFLCAGEAVRRMSTRHGGQGGVIVNLSSVAARLGAPNQYVDYAASKGAIDTFTTGLAGEVAEEGIRVTGVAPGLIETEIHASGGQPDRLARLSPLVPMKRAGTADEVASAIMWLLSDEASYATGTTLTISGGR, via the coding sequence ATGGACAAGGCTGTCTCGGACAAGGTCCTGGTGGTCACCGGCGGCAGCCGCGGCATCGGCCGGGCGGTCGCCCTGCGCGCCGCGCGGGCCGGCTGGCGGGTCTGCTTCTCCTACGTCGCGGCCAAGGACGCCGCCGACGCCCTGGTGCGGGAGATCGAGGCGGCCGGCGGCACCGCGCTCGCCGTCAGGAGCGACGTCGCGCTCGAGGCCGACATTCCGGCGCTGTTCAAGGCGGCCGACGGCCTCGGCACGCTCGGCGGCCTCGTCAACAATGCCGGCGTCGTCGACTACGCCGCCCGGGTCGACGAGATGACGTTCGCCCGGCTCCACCGGATGATGACCACCAACGTCATCGGCTCGTTCCTGTGCGCGGGCGAGGCGGTGCGGCGGATGTCGACCCGGCATGGCGGCCAGGGCGGCGTCATCGTCAACCTCTCGTCGGTGGCCGCCCGCCTCGGCGCGCCGAACCAGTACGTCGATTACGCGGCGTCGAAGGGCGCCATCGACACCTTCACCACCGGGCTCGCCGGCGAGGTCGCCGAGGAGGGGATCCGGGTCACCGGCGTCGCCCCCGGGCTGATCGAGACCGAGATCCATGCCAGCGGCGGCCAGCCCGACCGGCTGGCGCGCTTGAGCCCGCTCGTGCCGATGAAGCGCGCCGGCACCGCCGACGAGGTCGCCTCGGCGATCATGTGGCTTCTCTCGGACGAGGCCTCCTACGCCACCGGCACGACGCTGACGATCTCGGGCGGCCGCTAA
- a CDS encoding ATP-binding protein — protein MPGKWTNAYETLFPGGGEMGARLRAHDWAATSLGPIEAWPQSLTTAVRIMLGSRFAMWMAWGPDLAFFYNDAYGPTLGVKESWALGSRSDVVWAEIWPDIGPRIAQVLRTGEATWDEALLLFLERRGFTEESYHTFSYSPLADDAGTVTGMLCVVSEETERVIGERRLRSLRDLGAGMAAARTAAEVGTVVAACLGEGTGDLPVALAYLAGDAPALLARAGIGPDHPAAGRAAEAATAAMDHLDPSGQGLSGQGPSSQASVLLPVEALGPSFAALPSGPWDRPPTHALVVPIAQQGQARPAGVFVAGLNPYRPLDEEYRGFVELFVGQIATGLANANAYEAERRRAEAFAELDRQKTVFFSNVSHEFRTPLTLMLGPLTEVLDSAPATLDPDTRRLVELAHRNGLRLLKLVNALLDFSRIEAGRAQAAFEPLDLARFTAELASSFRSATDKAGLVLGVECESLPEPAFVDPEMWEKVVLNLVSNAFKFTLDGGIAVRLRAQGGRAVLSVADTGLGIPEAELPRLFERFHRVEGAQGRSFEGSGIGLALVQELVRLHGGTVGVESTVGEGSTFTVSLPLGRAHLPQDRIRAARAGLSTATRSHVFVDEATRWLDDGAVGPPDLGEVPRSSPSCLTGRVLLADDNGDMRAYVRRLLGDSGHVVEAVGDGQAALEAARRHAPDLVLSDVMMPGLDGFGLLAALRADPALRGIPVILLSARAGEEARIEGLAAGADDYLIKPFSARELLARVETNLRLARVRHEAADALRRVNETLEAQVTERTRERDRMWRLSKDVMLVARFDGTIAALNPAWHAVLGWTEADLVGRPFLDLVHPDDRERTLAETRRLADGHATLLFENRYRHADGAYRTLSWTAVPGEDHLHAVGRDVTEQRELEDAFRQSQKMEAVGQLTGGIAHDFNNLLTGIVGSLDLLSTRLAQGRTDVAPRYIEAALTSAHRAAALTHRLLAFARRQPLDPRAVDANALVASLEDLVRRTLGETVTLETRLADGLWPTLCDANQLESAILNLAINARDAMPEGGHLAIETRNVTLDGVFAAAHGDVAPGAYIRLAVTDTGTGMPPEVVRRAFDPFFTTKPIGQGTGLGLSMIYGFARQSEGHAVIASEVGRGTTVALYLPRHDGPLMEAESPAAGPAEPPAGSGETVLVVEDEPAVRGLIVDVLRDLGYQALEAQDGPAGLAALRGAARIDLLVTDVGLPGLNGRQLADAAREHRPGLKVLFITGYAENAAMAGFLAPGMQMITKPFPVDLLARKIRAMIEG, from the coding sequence ATGCCGGGTAAGTGGACGAACGCGTACGAGACCCTGTTTCCCGGCGGGGGCGAGATGGGCGCCCGCCTGCGCGCCCATGACTGGGCGGCGACGTCCCTCGGGCCGATCGAGGCCTGGCCGCAATCGCTGACCACGGCGGTGCGGATCATGCTCGGCTCCCGCTTCGCCATGTGGATGGCGTGGGGACCCGACCTCGCGTTCTTCTATAACGACGCGTACGGGCCGACGCTCGGCGTCAAGGAATCCTGGGCGCTGGGCTCGCGCTCGGACGTGGTCTGGGCCGAGATCTGGCCCGATATCGGGCCGCGCATCGCCCAGGTGCTGCGCACCGGCGAGGCGACCTGGGACGAGGCTTTGCTGCTGTTCCTGGAGCGGCGCGGCTTTACCGAGGAGAGCTACCACACCTTCTCCTACAGCCCGCTCGCCGACGATGCCGGCACCGTCACCGGCATGCTCTGCGTTGTCTCGGAGGAGACCGAGCGGGTCATCGGCGAGCGGCGCCTGCGGTCCTTGCGCGACCTCGGCGCCGGCATGGCGGCGGCCCGCACCGCGGCGGAGGTCGGCACCGTCGTCGCCGCCTGCCTCGGGGAGGGGACCGGCGACCTGCCGGTGGCGCTGGCCTATCTCGCGGGCGACGCGCCGGCCCTGCTGGCCCGGGCGGGAATCGGGCCGGATCACCCGGCCGCCGGACGGGCGGCCGAGGCCGCTACCGCCGCGATGGACCACCTCGATCCATCCGGCCAAGGTCTCTCCGGCCAAGGCCCCTCCAGCCAGGCCTCGGTGCTGCTGCCGGTCGAGGCGCTGGGCCCGTCATTTGCCGCCCTGCCGTCCGGCCCCTGGGACCGGCCCCCCACCCACGCGCTCGTCGTGCCGATTGCCCAGCAGGGCCAGGCCCGTCCGGCCGGGGTGTTCGTCGCGGGCCTCAACCCCTACCGGCCCCTCGACGAGGAATATCGCGGCTTCGTCGAGCTGTTCGTCGGCCAGATCGCCACGGGGCTCGCCAACGCCAACGCCTACGAGGCCGAGCGGCGCCGGGCCGAGGCCTTCGCTGAGCTCGACCGGCAGAAGACGGTGTTCTTCTCCAACGTCAGCCACGAGTTCCGCACGCCCCTGACCCTGATGCTCGGGCCGCTGACCGAGGTGCTGGATTCCGCCCCCGCCACCCTCGATCCCGACACCCGCCGCCTGGTGGAACTCGCTCACCGCAACGGCCTGCGGCTCCTGAAGCTCGTCAACGCGCTGCTCGATTTCTCGCGCATCGAGGCCGGCCGGGCGCAAGCCGCCTTCGAGCCCCTCGACCTCGCCCGCTTCACCGCGGAGCTCGCCTCCAGCTTCCGCTCGGCCACCGACAAGGCCGGCCTCGTCCTCGGCGTCGAGTGCGAGAGCCTGCCGGAGCCGGCCTTCGTTGATCCCGAGATGTGGGAGAAGGTCGTCCTCAACCTCGTCTCCAACGCCTTCAAGTTCACGCTGGACGGCGGCATCGCCGTGCGGCTGCGGGCGCAAGGGGGCCGGGCGGTGCTGTCGGTGGCGGATACCGGCCTCGGCATCCCGGAGGCCGAGCTGCCGCGGCTGTTCGAGCGCTTCCACCGGGTCGAGGGCGCGCAGGGGCGCAGCTTCGAGGGATCGGGCATCGGGCTCGCCCTGGTGCAGGAACTGGTCCGGCTCCATGGCGGTACGGTCGGGGTCGAGAGCACGGTGGGCGAGGGCAGCACCTTCACGGTGAGCCTGCCGCTCGGCCGGGCCCACCTGCCGCAGGATCGCATCCGCGCCGCCCGGGCCGGCCTCTCGACCGCCACCCGCTCCCACGTCTTCGTCGACGAGGCGACGCGCTGGCTCGACGACGGGGCGGTGGGCCCGCCCGATCTCGGCGAGGTGCCCCGTTCCTCCCCGTCCTGCCTCACCGGCCGGGTGCTGCTCGCCGACGACAACGGCGACATGCGGGCCTATGTCCGGCGCCTGCTCGGCGACAGCGGCCACGTCGTCGAGGCGGTGGGCGACGGGCAGGCGGCGCTGGAGGCGGCCCGCCGCCACGCGCCCGACCTCGTCCTCTCCGACGTGATGATGCCGGGCCTCGACGGGTTCGGGCTCCTCGCGGCGCTGCGGGCCGATCCGGCGCTCCGGGGCATTCCGGTGATCCTGCTCTCGGCCCGGGCCGGCGAGGAGGCCCGCATCGAGGGCTTGGCGGCGGGCGCCGACGACTACCTGATCAAGCCGTTCTCGGCCCGCGAGCTGCTGGCCCGGGTCGAGACCAACCTGCGCCTCGCCCGGGTCCGGCACGAGGCGGCGGATGCCCTGCGGCGGGTCAACGAGACCCTGGAGGCCCAGGTCACCGAGCGCACCCGCGAGCGCGACCGGATGTGGCGCCTGTCGAAGGACGTGATGCTGGTCGCGCGCTTCGACGGCACGATCGCGGCGCTCAACCCCGCCTGGCACGCGGTGCTCGGCTGGACGGAAGCCGACCTCGTCGGCCGCCCGTTCCTCGACCTCGTCCACCCGGACGACCGCGAGCGCACCCTGGCGGAGACCAGGCGCCTCGCCGACGGCCACGCGACGCTGCTCTTCGAGAACCGCTACCGCCACGCCGACGGCGCCTACCGCACCCTGTCCTGGACCGCGGTGCCGGGGGAGGACCACCTGCACGCGGTCGGGCGCGACGTGACCGAGCAGCGCGAGCTGGAGGACGCCTTCCGCCAGTCGCAGAAGATGGAGGCGGTGGGCCAGCTGACCGGGGGCATCGCGCACGACTTCAACAACCTGCTGACCGGCATCGTCGGCTCCCTCGACCTCCTGTCGACGCGCCTGGCGCAGGGCCGTACCGACGTCGCCCCGCGCTACATCGAGGCGGCGCTGACCTCGGCCCACCGGGCCGCGGCGCTGACCCACCGGCTCCTCGCCTTTGCCCGGCGCCAGCCCCTCGATCCGCGGGCCGTCGATGCCAACGCGCTGGTCGCCTCCCTGGAGGACCTGGTGCGCCGGACGCTCGGCGAGACCGTCACCCTGGAGACCCGCCTCGCCGACGGCCTCTGGCCGACGCTGTGCGACGCCAACCAGCTCGAGAGCGCGATCCTCAACCTCGCCATCAACGCCCGCGACGCGATGCCCGAGGGCGGGCACCTCGCCATCGAGACCCGCAACGTCACCCTCGACGGGGTCTTCGCCGCCGCCCACGGCGACGTGGCGCCGGGCGCCTATATCCGGCTCGCCGTGACCGATACCGGCACCGGCATGCCGCCCGAGGTGGTGCGCCGCGCCTTCGATCCGTTCTTCACCACCAAGCCGATCGGGCAGGGCACGGGTCTCGGCCTGTCGATGATCTACGGCTTTGCCCGCCAGTCCGAGGGCCATGCGGTCATCGCCTCGGAGGTCGGCCGCGGCACCACCGTGGCGCTCTACCTGCCCCGCCACGACGGTCCCCTCATGGAAGCCGAGAGCCCGGCCGCCGGCCCGGCCGAGCCGCCCGCCGGCAGCGGCGAGACCGTGCTGGTGGTGGAGGACGAGCCGGCGGTGCGCGGCCTCATCGTCGACGTGCTGCGCGATCTCGGCTACCAGGCGCTCGAGGCCCAGGACGGTCCGGCCGGCCTCGCGGCCCTGCGGGGAGCCGCCCGCATCGATCTCCTCGTCACCGATGTCGGCCTGCCGGGCCTCAACGGCCGCCAGCTTGCGGATGCCGCCCGCGAGCACCGCCCGGGGCTCAAGGTGCTGTTCATCACCGGCTACGCCGAGAACGCCGCCATGGCGGGATTTCTCGCCCCCGGGATGCAGATGATCACGAAGCCCTTCCCGGTCGATCTCCTGGCGCGCAAGATCCGGGCGATGATCGAGGGCTGA
- a CDS encoding 2-oxoglutarate dehydrogenase E1 component, with protein sequence MARQDANDALLGTSFLYGGNADYIEELYATYTRDPNAVDPEWRSFFSGLKEESAIVVKNAEGASWTKPNWPLAANGDIVSALDGNWAQIEKAVGEKIKAKQEAKGQAVAPADVQQATKDSVRAIMLIRAYRMRGHLHAKLDPLGLQPRGDHEELHPQHYGFTEADWDRPIFLDNVLGMEFGTIREIVAILERTYCQTLGVEFMHISDPEEKAWIQERIEGKDKEISFTEQGRRAILNKMIEAEGFEKFLDLKYTGTKRFGLDGSEAMVPALEQIIKRGGALGVTDIVLGMAHRGRLNVLANVMSKPFRAIFHEFKGGSSSPAEVEGSGDVKYHLGASSDRAFDGNTVHLSLTANPSHLEIVDPVVLGKVRAKQDQKADEQRTTVLPLLIHGDAAFAGQGVVAECFGLSGLKGHRTGGSIHFIINNQIGFTTDPRFSRSSPYPSDVAKMVEAPIFHCNGDDPEAVTFAAKIATEYRQKFHKPVVIDMLCYRRFGHNEGDEPAFTQPKMYQIIRKHPSTLETYGKRLTESGVLSQKELDDRKAEFRATLDSEFDIATGYKANKADWLDGRWSGLKAVREDEDDPRRGRTGVPADTLREIGTAITTVPKDFHLHRTIRRFLDNRAKAIETGEGLDWATAEALAFGSLLTEGHRVRLSGQDVERGTFSQRHSVVIDQENEERYTPLNHIKDGQSRYEVINSMLSEEAVLGFEYGYTLAEPNSLVLWEAQFGDFANGAQVVVDQFISSGERKWLRMSGLVMLLPHGYEGQGPEHSSARLERYLQMCAEDNMQVANCTTPSNYFHILRRQLKRDFRKPLVLMTPKSLLRHKRAVSALSDIAEGSTFHRVLWDDAEKAQDGVKLVKDDKVRRVVLCSGKVYYDLYEEREKRGISDVYLMRVEQLYPFPLKSLASEISRFRNAEVVWCQEEPKNMGSWAFVDPYLEWVLNQAGSASKRPRYVGRPASASTAVGLMSKHLDQLQAFLNEALAV encoded by the coding sequence ATGGCACGCCAGGACGCGAACGACGCCCTCCTCGGAACCTCGTTCCTCTACGGAGGCAACGCCGACTACATCGAGGAGCTCTACGCGACCTACACCCGGGACCCCAATGCGGTCGATCCCGAGTGGCGCAGCTTCTTCTCCGGCCTGAAGGAGGAGAGCGCGATCGTGGTCAAGAACGCGGAAGGCGCGTCCTGGACCAAGCCGAACTGGCCGCTCGCCGCCAACGGCGACATCGTCTCGGCGCTCGACGGCAACTGGGCCCAGATCGAGAAGGCGGTCGGCGAGAAGATCAAGGCCAAGCAGGAGGCCAAGGGTCAGGCGGTCGCCCCGGCCGACGTGCAGCAGGCGACGAAGGATTCGGTCCGCGCGATCATGCTGATCCGCGCCTACCGCATGCGCGGCCATCTCCACGCCAAGCTCGATCCGCTGGGCCTCCAGCCGCGCGGCGACCACGAGGAGCTGCACCCGCAGCATTACGGCTTCACCGAGGCCGATTGGGACCGTCCGATCTTCCTCGACAACGTGCTCGGCATGGAGTTCGGCACCATCCGGGAGATCGTCGCGATCCTGGAGCGGACCTACTGCCAGACCCTCGGCGTCGAGTTCATGCACATCTCCGATCCGGAGGAGAAGGCCTGGATCCAGGAGCGCATCGAGGGCAAGGACAAGGAAATCTCGTTCACCGAGCAGGGCCGGCGCGCGATCCTCAACAAGATGATCGAGGCCGAGGGCTTCGAAAAGTTCCTGGACCTCAAGTATACCGGCACCAAGCGCTTCGGCCTCGACGGCTCGGAGGCGATGGTCCCGGCGCTCGAGCAGATCATCAAGCGCGGCGGTGCGCTCGGCGTCACCGACATCGTGCTCGGCATGGCCCATCGCGGCCGCCTCAACGTGCTCGCCAACGTGATGTCGAAGCCGTTCCGGGCGATCTTCCACGAGTTCAAGGGCGGCTCGTCGTCGCCGGCCGAGGTCGAGGGCTCGGGTGACGTGAAGTACCACCTCGGCGCCTCGAGCGACCGGGCCTTCGACGGCAACACCGTCCACCTGTCGCTGACCGCCAACCCGTCGCACCTCGAGATCGTCGATCCGGTGGTGCTCGGCAAGGTGCGCGCCAAGCAGGACCAGAAGGCCGACGAGCAGCGCACCACCGTGCTGCCGCTCCTCATCCACGGCGATGCCGCCTTCGCGGGCCAGGGCGTGGTGGCGGAGTGCTTCGGCCTGTCGGGCCTGAAGGGTCACCGCACCGGCGGCTCGATCCACTTCATCATCAACAACCAGATCGGCTTCACCACCGATCCGCGCTTCTCGCGCTCCTCGCCCTACCCGTCCGACGTGGCGAAGATGGTCGAGGCGCCGATCTTCCACTGCAACGGCGACGACCCCGAGGCCGTCACCTTCGCGGCCAAGATCGCCACCGAGTACCGGCAGAAGTTCCACAAGCCGGTGGTGATCGACATGCTCTGCTACCGCCGCTTCGGCCACAACGAGGGCGACGAGCCCGCGTTCACCCAGCCGAAGATGTACCAGATCATCCGCAAGCATCCCTCGACGCTGGAGACCTACGGCAAGCGGCTGACCGAGAGCGGCGTGCTGAGCCAGAAGGAGCTCGACGACCGCAAGGCCGAGTTCCGCGCCACCCTCGACAGCGAGTTCGACATCGCTACCGGCTACAAGGCCAACAAGGCCGACTGGCTGGATGGCCGCTGGTCGGGCCTGAAGGCGGTGCGCGAGGACGAGGACGACCCGCGCCGCGGCCGCACCGGCGTGCCGGCCGACACCCTGCGGGAGATCGGGACAGCCATCACCACGGTGCCGAAGGACTTCCACCTGCACCGCACCATCCGGCGCTTCCTCGACAACCGCGCCAAGGCGATCGAGACCGGCGAGGGCCTGGACTGGGCGACCGCCGAGGCGCTGGCCTTCGGCTCGCTCCTCACGGAAGGCCACCGGGTCCGCCTGTCGGGCCAGGACGTCGAGCGCGGCACCTTCTCGCAGCGCCACTCCGTGGTGATCGACCAGGAGAACGAGGAGCGCTACACGCCCCTCAACCACATCAAGGACGGCCAGAGCCGCTACGAGGTCATCAACTCGATGCTCTCGGAGGAGGCGGTGCTCGGCTTCGAGTACGGCTACACCCTCGCCGAGCCGAACTCCCTGGTGCTGTGGGAGGCGCAGTTCGGCGACTTCGCCAACGGCGCGCAGGTCGTGGTCGACCAGTTCATCTCGTCGGGTGAGCGCAAGTGGCTGCGCATGTCGGGCCTGGTGATGCTGCTGCCGCACGGCTACGAGGGCCAGGGTCCGGAGCACTCCTCCGCTCGCCTCGAGCGCTACCTCCAGATGTGCGCCGAGGACAACATGCAGGTCGCTAACTGCACGACGCCCTCGAACTACTTCCACATCCTGCGCCGCCAGCTGAAGCGGGACTTCCGCAAGCCGCTGGTGCTGATGACCCCGAAGTCGCTGCTGCGCCACAAGCGGGCGGTCTCGGCCCTGTCGGACATCGCCGAGGGCTCGACCTTCCACCGCGTGCTCTGGGACGATGCCGAGAAGGCGCAGGACGGCGTGAAGCTGGTCAAGGACGACAAGGTCCGGCGCGTCGTGCTGTGCTCGGGCAAGGTCTATTACGACCTCTACGAGGAACGCGAGAAGCGCGGCATCTCCGACGTGTACCTGATGCGCGTCGAGCAGCTTTACCCGTTCCCGCTGAAGTCGCTCGCCTCCGAGATCTCCCGGTTCCGCAACGCCGAGGTGGTGTGGTGCCAGGAGGAGCCCAAGAACATGGGCTCGTGGGCCTTCGTCGATCCCTACCTCGAATGGGTCCTCAACCAGGCCGGCTCCGCCTCCAAGCGCCCGCGCTACGTCGGCCGCCCGGCCTCGGCCTCGACCGCCGTCGGCCTGATGTCGAAGCACCTCGACCAGCTCCAGGCCTTCCTCAACGAGGCCCTGGCGGTCTGA
- the odhB gene encoding 2-oxoglutarate dehydrogenase complex dihydrolipoyllysine-residue succinyltransferase — protein sequence MATEIRVPTLGESVSEATIGRWFKKPGDIVKADEPLVELETDKVTLEVNAPASGQLGEIVAKDGETVEPGALLGSIVEGGASAGNGAAPKAEAPKEAPKDSSKAAAEAPAKSSSASYGAHGDAAPKGHASGDNGPAVARLAHESGVDPSSVKGSGKDGRVTKGDMLSAISSGASAPAPAPAPQAARAPSAPDDASREERVRMTKLRQTIARRLKDAQNTAAMLTTFNDVDMGAVMALRQQYKDVFEKKHGAKLGFMGFFTKAVIGALKDVPAVNAEIDGQDIVYKNYYHVGIAVGTDKGLVVPVVRDADQLSISGIEKAITGFGRKARDGKLSIEDMQGGTFTITNGGIYGSLMSTPILNAPQSGILGMHRIEERPVVRNGKIEARPMMYLALSYDHRIVDGKEAVTFLVRVKEALEDPARLVLDL from the coding sequence ATGGCCACCGAAATCCGCGTCCCGACGCTCGGCGAGTCCGTGAGCGAGGCCACGATCGGCCGCTGGTTCAAGAAGCCCGGCGACATCGTGAAGGCCGACGAGCCGCTGGTCGAGCTCGAGACCGACAAGGTCACCCTCGAGGTCAACGCCCCGGCCTCCGGCCAGCTCGGCGAGATCGTCGCCAAGGACGGCGAGACGGTCGAGCCCGGCGCGCTGCTCGGCTCGATCGTCGAGGGCGGCGCCTCCGCCGGCAACGGCGCGGCCCCGAAGGCCGAGGCTCCCAAGGAGGCCCCCAAGGATTCCTCCAAGGCCGCCGCCGAGGCTCCGGCGAAGTCTTCGTCCGCCTCCTACGGCGCCCACGGCGACGCCGCCCCGAAGGGTCACGCCTCGGGCGACAACGGCCCGGCCGTCGCGCGCCTCGCCCACGAATCCGGCGTCGACCCGTCGTCGGTGAAGGGCAGCGGCAAGGACGGCCGCGTCACCAAGGGCGACATGCTCTCGGCGATCTCGTCCGGCGCCTCGGCTCCCGCCCCGGCCCCGGCCCCGCAGGCCGCCCGCGCTCCCTCGGCGCCGGACGATGCCTCCCGCGAGGAGCGGGTGCGCATGACCAAGCTGCGCCAGACCATCGCCCGGCGCCTCAAGGACGCCCAGAACACCGCCGCGATGCTGACGACGTTCAACGACGTCGACATGGGCGCGGTGATGGCCCTGCGCCAGCAGTACAAGGACGTGTTCGAGAAGAAGCACGGCGCCAAGCTCGGCTTCATGGGCTTCTTCACCAAGGCGGTGATCGGCGCCCTGAAGGACGTGCCGGCGGTGAACGCCGAGATCGACGGCCAGGACATCGTCTACAAGAACTACTACCACGTCGGCATCGCGGTCGGCACCGACAAGGGCCTCGTCGTGCCGGTGGTGCGCGACGCCGACCAGCTGTCGATCTCCGGCATCGAGAAGGCCATCACCGGCTTCGGCCGCAAGGCCCGCGACGGCAAGCTGTCGATCGAGGACATGCAGGGCGGCACGTTCACGATCACCAACGGCGGCATCTACGGCTCGCTGATGTCGACCCCGATCCTCAACGCGCCGCAATCGGGCATCCTCGGCATGCACCGCATCGAGGAGCGCCCGGTCGTGCGCAACGGCAAGATCGAGGCGCGGCCGATGATGTACCTCGCCTTGTCCTACGATCACCGGATCGTCGACGGGAAGGAGGCCGTGACCTTCCTGGTGCGGGTCAAGGAGGCCCTGGAGGACCCGGCGCGCCTCGTGCTCGACCTCTGA
- a CDS encoding gluconokinase, translating into MDNAPGNPIPPAVIVVMGVSGSGKSTVASLLAGRLGWEFEDGDDFHPPANVEKMQAGHPLTDEDRWPWLAAIAAWIDRLRAEGRHGVVTCSALKRAYREILVGDRPDVRLVYLKGDRDLIGRRMAARHGHFMPTSLLDSQFRTLEEPASDENPLVVSIGATPQAIVAEIGGALTGRPAHGA; encoded by the coding sequence ATGGACAATGCCCCAGGCAATCCGATTCCTCCCGCTGTCATCGTGGTGATGGGCGTCTCCGGCTCCGGCAAGAGCACGGTGGCGAGCCTGCTCGCCGGCCGGCTCGGCTGGGAGTTCGAGGATGGCGACGATTTCCATCCCCCGGCCAACGTCGAGAAGATGCAGGCCGGCCACCCCCTCACCGACGAGGATCGCTGGCCCTGGCTCGCGGCCATCGCGGCCTGGATCGACCGGCTCCGGGCCGAGGGGCGGCACGGGGTGGTGACCTGCTCGGCCCTCAAGCGGGCCTATCGCGAGATTCTGGTCGGCGATCGGCCGGACGTGCGCCTCGTCTACCTCAAGGGCGACCGCGATCTGATCGGCCGGCGCATGGCCGCCCGCCACGGCCACTTCATGCCGACGAGCCTGCTCGACAGCCAGTTCCGCACCCTGGAGGAGCCGGCGTCCGACGAGAACCCGCTCGTGGTCTCGATCGGTGCCACCCCGCAGGCGATCGTCGCCGAGATCGGCGGGGCCCTGACCGGCCGGCCGGCGCACGGCGCCTGA